GCCCTATGCATCGGGGGGGTAGCCGTCCGACGCCTGACCGCCAACCGGCAGACGCAGACCAAGGCCCCCCGATTTGCCATGCCCGAGCCGGTCAACGCTTTTACCGTGCTGGGTCTGCTCCGCGACATCGAATTGAACGATGGCCTGGGAGATGACGGCCGGCGAGACCTGGTCGCCTCGATCGAACGGATCGAACGGCACTACTTTGTCGAGTCGGAACGTGACGAGCCCCCCCTGCGCTCGATTGCCGAGCAGTGGCTCGAACGGACCAGCCGCTCCCGCGGGTAACCCGACTTCTCGCGACTTTCATCAACCATTTGCTTCATCCCGCTGCAGCGACTGGTATATTGATGCCGGAGGCATTTTCGGGAACTACGGGACGGCATTCTGCCGTCTCCGCGGGCAGCAGACACGCTCACTTCACAGGTCACGATGACGAAGCGCTGCGCGCCCCAATCCGGCGGGTCGATGGCTGACGTTGCGTCCAGCGCGCGTCTGCTGATCTGCGTTTGCGGCCTGCTGCTTGGTCCGGCAACGGCGCTGGCCGGCGAGCCGACACTTCCGCCCGCCGCGCGGCGGGCCGTCGACTACACGCGCGACGTGCAGCCGATCTTTGCCTCGGCCTGTTATTCCTGTCACGACGCCAACTCCCAGCAGAGCGATTACCGGCTCGACCAGAAGCGCAGCGCGCTCGACGGCGGCGCGATCGGTGGCGCCATCGTCCCCGGCAAGAGCGAAGCGAGCCTGCTCCTTCGTTACGTCGCCGGTCTTGAAGAGGGCCTGCTCATGCCCGCCAAGGGCAAGCCACTTTCCGCCGAGCAAATTGGCATCCTGCGCGCGTGGATCGATCAGGGAGCCGCCTGGCCCGACTCGGCCGACGAAGCCTCGACCACGTCGCAACACTGGGCCTATCAACCGCTCGTCCAGGCGCCGATCCCCACCGTGCGGCGCAAGGACTGGAGTCGCACGCCACTCGACGTGTTCATCCTGCAATCGCTCGAGGAGCACGGCTTCACTCCTTCGCCCGAAGCCGACAAGCGGACGCTCATCCGTCGCGTGACGTTCAATCTCACGGGCCTCCCCCCTACGCCCGCGGAAGTCGACGCGTTCCTCGCGGACGATTCGCCCGAGGCCTACGACCGCGTCGTCGATCGCCTGTTGGCCAGCCCGCGCTATGGCGAACGCTGGGCGCGTCACTGGATCGACGTGGTCCACTTCGCCGAGACGCACGGTCACGATCAGGATCGTCCGCGCCCCCATGCCTGGCCTTATCGCGACTATTTGATCCAGGCCTTCAACCACGACACGCCCTACGCCCGCTTCGTGCAGGAGCAACTCGCCGGCGATGTGCTCTTTCCGGAAGATGCATGCAGCGTCGTGGCGCTCGGTTTCATCGCGGCGGGCCCCTGGGACGAAAGCTCGCAGATGTGCATCGTCGACGACACCCAGGACAAACGCGAGGCACAGAACCTTGATCGCGATGACATGGTCACCACGACGATGTCGACCTTCTGCAGCTCGACCGTGCATTGTGCCCGCTGCCACAATCACAAGTTTGACCCCATCGCGCAGGCAGACTACTACAGCCTGCAGGCGGTCTTCGCCGGCGTCGATCGCGTCGATCGCCCCTACGACGTCGACCCCGCGGTGGCCAGCACGCGGCGCGCGATTCTCGACGAGCAACGAATGCTCGAGGCGGGGAAGGTCTCGCGCGAGCGGCTGCTGAGCCCCGACGTGCAAAACGACGTGGCCGCCTGGGAGTCGAATCGCGGCGCGCACGACGGCCCCTGGACCGTGCTCGAGCCCGTCTCCTTTCTGGCCGGCAAGTCGCAAGCGAAGAAGCTGCCCGATCATTCGCTGCTCTACCTGGGCAACGCCCCCGACACAGACACCTATACGATCGTCGCCCACACCGATCTGCGCCACATCACGGCCGTGCAGGTCGAAGTGCTGACGGACGACTCGCTGCCGCAAAAAGGCCCCGGCCGGCAGAAAAACGGCAACCTCCATCTTTCGGAGCTGCGCATCGAGGCCTGCGCGAAGAAGAACCCCTCCGAATCTTGCCAGCTAAAGCTACAGAACGCCAGCGCCGACTTCGATCAAGAGGGCTGGAGCGCGGCTCTGGCCGTCGATGGCGTGAAGGAAACCGCCTGGGGCATTCATCCGGCGGTGGGGCAATCGCATCGCGCGGCGTTCGAATTGTCCGAACCGCTCGACTACGACGGCACGACGATCCTCAGCTTCGTCCTCGATCAGCAGCATGGCTCCGAGCACCTGATCGGTCGCGTGCGACTGTCGGTGACGTCGACTCCCCTGCCGGTGCGTGTCTCTTCGCTGCCCGAATCGATCGCGGCCATCCTCGAGATACCCTCGCACCGGCGCACCGACGACGAACGTGCGGAACTGGCGCTGCACGTGCTCAAGTGGCGCATCGAAGAACGGCTGGCCGCGCTGCCGCCGATGCAGAAGGTGTACGCCGCGGCCAGTGAATTCGCGCCGCAAGGCAACGTCAAGCCGGCCAAGATCCCGCGGCCGATCCACGTCTTGCGTCGCGGCAATCTCGATCATCCGCTCGAGGCCGCCCTGCCCGGCGCCCTGAGTTGCCTCCCCGAGTTGCCGTCGCGCTTCGCGCTCGACGACTTGGACGACGAAGGGAGCCGCCGTGCGGCACTCGCCCGCTGGATCACCGATCGGGCAAACGTGCTCACGTGGCGCTCCGCCGTGAATCGCACGTGGCACTATCATTTCGGGCGCGGCCTGGTCGACACGCCCAACGACTTCGGTCACCTGGGCGCCACGCCCAGTCATCCCGAGCTGCTCGATTGGCTCGCCCTCTGGTTCCGCGACTCGGGGGGATCGCTCAAGCAACTGCACCGGCTCAT
This genomic window from Pirellulales bacterium contains:
- a CDS encoding DUF1553 domain-containing protein, with the protein product MADVASSARLLICVCGLLLGPATALAGEPTLPPAARRAVDYTRDVQPIFASACYSCHDANSQQSDYRLDQKRSALDGGAIGGAIVPGKSEASLLLRYVAGLEEGLLMPAKGKPLSAEQIGILRAWIDQGAAWPDSADEASTTSQHWAYQPLVQAPIPTVRRKDWSRTPLDVFILQSLEEHGFTPSPEADKRTLIRRVTFNLTGLPPTPAEVDAFLADDSPEAYDRVVDRLLASPRYGERWARHWIDVVHFAETHGHDQDRPRPHAWPYRDYLIQAFNHDTPYARFVQEQLAGDVLFPEDACSVVALGFIAAGPWDESSQMCIVDDTQDKREAQNLDRDDMVTTTMSTFCSSTVHCARCHNHKFDPIAQADYYSLQAVFAGVDRVDRPYDVDPAVASTRRAILDEQRMLEAGKVSRERLLSPDVQNDVAAWESNRGAHDGPWTVLEPVSFLAGKSQAKKLPDHSLLYLGNAPDTDTYTIVAHTDLRHITAVQVEVLTDDSLPQKGPGRQKNGNLHLSELRIEACAKKNPSESCQLKLQNASADFDQEGWSAALAVDGVKETAWGIHPAVGQSHRAAFELSEPLDYDGTTILSFVLDQQHGSEHLIGRVRLSVTSTPLPVRVSSLPESIAAILEIPSHRRTDDERAELALHVLKWRIEERLAALPPMQKVYAAASEFAPQGNVKPAKIPRPIHVLRRGNLDHPLEAALPGALSCLPELPSRFALDDLDDEGSRRAALARWITDRANVLTWRSAVNRTWHYHFGRGLVDTPNDFGHLGATPSHPELLDWLALWFRDSGGSLKQLHRLIVTSATYRQSSQFRAEMAAVDADNRLLWRMNRQRLDAESVRDATLQITGKLDLAMGGPSVQQFVQSPGIHVTPIVDYDAFDVDSPASCRRSIYRFLFRTLPDPFMESMDCPDASQLAPTRSSSVTALQALAMLNNRFMVRQCEHFADRVASSSNDICQQVAAAFELALGRPPTKEETDLLARHATQHGLANVCRLLLNSNEFMFVN